The DNA region CGGTTGTGTgggaggccggggaggggcctCCATGGGGGGGAAGAGCTGATGCGACCCAGGAAgtgccgccccccccgccccccccccccagaaacaGCAGGAGACGGCGGGTGGGAAGGCAGCGAACGAGTGACATCGCCACGGGGTGCCCTGGGGCTTCTCCGCACGGTGGGGGCATGGAAGGACCTGTGGGCGCTGGAGACCTGCTTAGGGGAGTCGGTAAAGGGCTGGGAAGGTGGCCTGGAGCGAGCTGTGCCAGACGCTTCAGATTTTTAGGTCTGACACCTGCCCTTGCACAGTCAGGTCTCCGCAGGTTTTATGGTATGGGCGGGCACAGGGAcaccagttttatttatttttaaaaacatttttttattgatttctgagaggaagggagggagagagagatagaaacatcaatgatgagagagaatcattgatcggctgcctcctgcatgcccccacgctgggaatcgagcccaccacgtaggcatgtgccctgaccgggaatcaaacctgggacccttcagtccgcaggccgacactcgaTCCGCTGAGCCAGGCCGGCTAGGACCGCATCTGTTTTAGAAAGAGCCCACGGATGAGTCAAGAAAAATAACAGGCAAAGTGACAAGACTCATGAAGGAGCCCACGCAAGTGCTGCAGGCAACACCACAGGGGCAGAGTGGAGGAACACGGCGAGGGAACAGGCAGTCCAGGGGAGGAGAGGCGCTGGGAGCTGGCTCACGGGCAAACATAACAGGATCGTAAAACTGCTCTTTGATTTGGGCCCAATTCTGTGATCATGGAGGGAGGAGAGTCACCCCAACCTTCCTGAGCAGTTCTGGATCCAAAGTCCAGCCACTGCGAGGCGAGGACGACAGAGGAAGTCAACGCTAGGGCTGCAGACAGCAGGGATGGTGCGGGCTGGCTTCCCAGGGGAAGGGTCATCGAATGGACACCCCCAAGAAGCGACCTGGAGGCGGACTCCACGCCTGCTGCCCTCGAGGAGGCTCGTCTCAGACGGAAAGGTTTGAGAACAGGCAGGCTGAAGACAGGGTGTGAAGCATTTTTACACAAAGACGTGCATTTTTGCTTTTGGTTTCTGTTGTtgttcctcacctgaggatgtttttccattgattttttagggagagtggaagagagagggaaaaacagagagagaaacatcgacgtgagagaaacacatttattggttgcttcctgcacgcgccccaaccagggcccaggccaggggggagcctgcaaccaagatacgtgcccttgaccggaatcgaaccagggaacctttggtccacaggccgatgctccatccactgagccataacAGGGCAagccatacattttttttttttaaatggcagttaCAGGAAAACTGTAGGAGTTCAAGAAAGAACAGCAAGGAAGAGAGGccatggcaggggcagggctgggggcagagggtcAGGAAGCAAGCTGGTCGCCGTGTGCGATCTAGTCTCTCTCTGTACCCTCCAGACACCATCAATACCACCTGCCACTCGTTCACACCTGTGCTTCCTTTAAAATGTGATGAGACCACGGTAGCTGTTGTATACAGCAGTTATTTTGTCTCTCTTATTGAGAGGGGTATGGGGCCAAGGTCAAGCTCAGAACCACCCAGCTTTTAGCATGAAATCCAGCGAGGTTTCGTGAAGGGAGATTTCAGGACTGCACCAGCGGCGTGGGCATCGCTGAGGGCCGTGGTCCACAATCAGGCTCGGTTTCATCAGTCGGGCGCCTTGGAGAAGAGTCCAGCTGGGATGGGAGTGGTGCGCCCCGAGGTAACCGTGTGCCCCCTGGAGAAAGCGCCATCCTTCAGAGCAGCACCAGGGTTGCTTTCGACAACCACCCACCCCCACGCAGCATCTTCCCGGAAACCCAAAATAAGTTCCCCGCTGAAGACACACAAAGAACTGAGCACAGTCAGGTCGCATAACggacaggtatttttttttaaatatacgtTTATTTCTCAAACTCAAAGCGCTATTTCATCAAGTTCTAATACATTTTGCATTGACAAGTGACTTTACCTGCTTCACGTAGGAAGGTCAGTGACCATTACACCAGAGAGGAAACCTCATGCATCCTAGGTACCACTAGCAAATTAACATTTCGAAGGTTAATTTAGAAATTAACATTTCTAGAGGAACAAAAACTTTCAATTTAGTCTAATGAGTGTCTTACTTTTACCTACATGAATTTGGAAGTTAAGGGATATAAACTCTCAATTTTCCTAAAgcagttttttttaatccataaaaaaaaaaaaaaaaaaagcaaaacatccAGATGGCCTGGAGTTTTAAAACACCCACAGATCCATATTATTTAACGACTTCCTCTTTGGTGGATGGTCTCCTCGCCTCCTATGCAAACACGAAAATTTGCACCAACTCTCACCAGCCCAGGCAAAAATCCAAACATTTCTTTTGCTGACACTTAACCTATTTTTTTGTAAGTGATAGGTCAACAAAATTTAGAACTTGAACTCACAAAAAAAGCATTTTCGTTTCTGATCCTCACCTTGGCAGTCTCCACAAATAATCCTGAAAAGTTGCCAGGTCTTTTTAAATatacgccccccacccccaaaacacacacacacacacacacacacacacacacacacacacacacacacacacttcccctgGTCCTCTGAATGTCACTGGCTGGTTTGGAGTATGTTCCAAAGTCAGCTGTGACATTCTGGTCTCTGCCAGGTTAAGGGCACAAATGCAACCTTGGCAACTCAAAGTTCTGTCACCTCACAGACAGCGCCCCCCCGAAGGGTTCGCCCTAGTGTGGAGCCACAATCTGACACCCCAGAAGTAACAGCACAGGTGAGCTTCGGGGTCTCTCCTCACAACTGGATAACTGCCATTTATTTTCTGAGAGAGGACAGTGAAGCTTAGAATAGCTGCACCCTAAAACAAGGCACCAGTCCCAGGAGGCTCACTAGAGAGGAGGGATTCCGAGAGTCAGCAAGTTGCTTTTGAGTGGCACCACTCCCCCCAGTGAAGAAAGCAGTACTAGTTCAAATCCTCCTACCGGGAAGGGAAGGGGCCAGCGCCGGTGGAGAGGCGCTCGCCATTTGTTTATTAATGCATCGTCACAAAACCAAACCACACAGAGACAAACCCACACAGAAAGCCCACAGGTTCACGCGCAGCTCACCGTTAACTCAAATCTCCAGGGGAAAACTCAAACTGGGCGGAAGAAAACTGAAATGCCAAACCACATTCGCTGCCATCTATCAGGAACCCAGCTTTGCTCCTACCGACTGCCCCAACTGCCAGGCCTCCGGCTGTGGCTCAGGCCACATCCCACAGGCTGTGGGCAGGAACCCTGATTTAAGGTGGTGGTGATTTGGAGTTTAGTTTCCGAGTTGGAGTTATTGAGTGAGGAACAGCGTCTCCCTGCCAAGGTGAGGTCTGAGGGGGAGACAAGCGCAGGGCCAGGAACTCAGTGTGTGTGCCCTTCTGCCAGCACCAGGGGAGAGGTCCTGCTTCCCTGGTTCCCAGCGGCAGGCGGGAGGCCAGCTGCACACCTGCAGGAGGCCTCGGAAAGCCGCCCGAGCAGCCATGGCGGCTGCTGCATGCACGCGAGAACTTGCACTTGAACGTTAGTGCCCTTGGCCACTGCCGCGTTTCATGTTACTCAACACGCAGAAAAGAAGAACTGCTGGGCCCGGAGCGGGTTCAGAGTGCCCCGTGCTCGTGAGCAGCATGAAAGTCAGGCTGCAGCTGGGATTTCCAGACACCTGGAGCCCAAGGTTACCGGGCTGATCTGAGGCAGGCAAACGCGCCCAGCGCGGGTGGAGACGGCCAGCCCGGTCCCTGCAGCTTCCACCCTGATGGCTCCCCAACACGTCTCCTCTCAAACTCCAAGCAGAGGGGCTGCCTGAGACTTCAGGTGAAAAGACTGTACCAAGCTGGCCGTCCTGCAGGGATGGCCAAGAACTGGGGGGCTGGGAATTTCTAGCATCTTCTGTGCCTCCCCTAAAAGGACTAGTACCAGCTAGGAAAAACAATGAGCAGAAAGAACATCAAGGCCACACTGAAATTTAATTCCTTGGTGGGGTTCTGGCCCTACCTTCCCCGGGAGCCTtacgccccctccccaagcctcCTGGGCGGATGCAGTACTGACCTGTTTGCAAGGGCCTGGTGCTGGCAGCTTCATCAGGGTTAACATGTGGTTAAACAGATCTGCCCTTGGGGGGCAAACATGCTGCCATCTGACCACAACGGCAGTCGTTTAAGGTCATGGATGACCACCTTGTTTTTCAAGTCGGGATTCCCTCTTCACACTGaagcgcccgccccgccccgcccctccaaTGTTGATGGGCCTTGACTCGCAGCCAGTGAATTTACATGTGACTGGCTCCCAGGAAAACAGGAGCTGGTTACACTAAGAAGTGGCCTCTGTCCACCTAATACAGCACAACCTGGAGACCAGGTACGCCTTGGGGTTCAGTCCTGCCCCATCTGCTTTTAAGCGACCAAAACATCACAttctagaaaaaacaaaacaaaaaaacccacaacccaCCTGAAAATATAATCTTCAGAAAAAAGTAAACCACTCCTTTTCTATGAAGCATTTTTGCATCAAGGTAACATCATTGCTTATTAAAGCAAGGAGAACGCAATCACTCTGGGCTTGGGTTTTCTGGCCACGGAGGAAACTGAACATCAGGGCCACGGGCTAGATTAAATCACCTTAGAAACCAGGCTGGCTGGCAATATTGAATTTCTTTGTCCTTGATACCCTGAAGTGATGCTTGCTAAGAGATGGTACATGAAGTTTCAACACACAGAATCCCTTCTTTAATCTACTGGGAAAGCGACAGCCTAGAACTCTCTATTTACTAAGCTTGCTTTAGACTAGAGGTTAATACTGTTTTCCTTCTAAAGTGCAGAATACAAACAGGTCTGGTCAAATCTACCGGAATAAGGAAGATTCTTCTTCATTCACTCAATTCTTCCCCAGGCACACCAGAATCGATCCTTGCCAGGGGCCTCCGCACGGCTGGGGCATACCAGGCCTGGCTGGATGCTCAGCCCCCACCTGATGCTccattccaccccccacccctcgcaCAGCACAGCGTGGGGACAGCAGTTCCATCCTAAAGCGACTGAGAGCCAAAGAACTCCGCCCACAAGGGCAGGTCCTTCCACAGGTCACAGAAATTCCTGAATTCATTTGCTGTCAAACAAAACCTGGAGGAGAAAATCTCTacttttgaaaaacaacaacaacaaaaatagtcaGCACAAGTACTCCAGAAAAAACAGCTTGTCATACTTGGAATGTGATCAGAGTGGGTTTCCAGTTAAAGCGTCAGTCACCACACGTCAGTCTCAAGGACCCTGGGCACACAACCCTTCGTCTCcggaggagaaaaacaaaagtgatGAGCTGATGAGGAAACGAGAAGTGTCATTCCAGAAGAATtccttaaagaagaaaaaaattgaacattCTTGTTTCCTATTTACAATCACCCCCCACCACCATAATTCTATTTTAACATTAGgttccacattttattttgttttcaagttACAGTTCAAGAaaagacctttttttttccttttttttttttcctcagcaaTGTCTCACACAATTCCTCAGGATAGCACACATCTAAACCATATACCACTTCCAACCAGACCTCGATTCTCCAGCAATTGGCTTTGGTTTATTGATGAAAGCAATCCTCAGCTCTGCTGACAGGGAATAAACATAAACCACGCAGTCCTTTGAACAGAAAGGAGCACCCTCGTGTTTACAACGGCATGCCTAGCTAAAGCTGAACGAGAAAATAGACTATCAGCACAACTTTCATGTCACTGAGAATCCCGGGCGAGCGAGGGCCAGCACAGcctgctccaggctccagggAGACGAGCAGCTTAGCCCCCCTCGTCGGCTGCCCACGCGTCCCCCAATCTCAGCGACCGCACAGAGCTCAGGCCCCTGCGCTGTCGTTCGGGACGTGACGTGTGAGCGTCTGTCTGGGAAAGAAGTGGAGAGGCCATACTTCCTACAGCATTTTCCAAAGTGGCACTGCAATACCGGTCCCTTCAGGGTTGGCTCACGATAGACTGTAGACCCACTGCAATGGgtccacaaagaaaaaaaaagcagaatcaGAGCTGAGTTCCCCTTTAAAAGCCAAACACCTACATCTAGAAGGAGGCTCCCCTACCTGAGAGCCCTGCCCTCTGGGGGTTCCCCACTGAGAAAACCCTCAGGTCTCAAGGTTAGTTACAGGGCAGCCAGGTGGGGTAGGGCTGGCTGTAGGTCACTGGGGGCTGGGCCACGTAGTAGTTGCTGAAGTTGCCGTCGCTGACGTACGGAGCCGGCTGGTAGTAACAGGTGACGTTGGTGGCGCTGGGGATGATGTTCTGCTCGGCCAGCACGCGCAAGGCCAGGAGGGAGATGAGGTTCAGGGTCTGCCTGCGCTCGTGCCCCATGAGGCACACGGTGCTCTCGTTCACGACCCGGCGCAGGATCATGAGGTAGTCGTACTTGCTCCTCTCCTCCTCGGCGAAGTGGTTCTGCAGGTAGGTCTCCAGCTTCCTCTGCTGCTCCAGGATGTCCGGGAAGTCGATGAAGAACCGGGAGCACATGTAGCGCTCCAGCGTCTTGATCTCCTCCTGGTCGGCGGGCCGGAAGTCCCGCACGAGGAGGTTGCTGTACTTGAGCAGCCCGCCGCCCCGGATCTCCTCGGGGTTCTTGGTGGCGATGAGCCTGTTCTGCAGGTGGTCCAAGGCTTCCTCGAAGTCCCCGTACATGCTCTCCCCGATCACCGTGGGGTGCAGGAGCTCGGAGATGGGCTGGCTGGAGCAGTCGTAGAAGACGAGCAGGGAGTCCAGGATGATCTGGAAGGAGTCCACGCTGAACTCGAACTGGCGCCGGATGGAGTCGACGAACTTCAGCTCCACGTTCCTCCCGTTCTTGTTGGAGAGGGAGATGAGGCTCCAGCGGTCCGTGTCCGTGCACACCTTCACCAGCTTCTGCACGTAGGCCTCCTTCAGGGTCACCGGGCTGATTTTGAGCTTGTTCACGCCCTCCGGCAGGAAGTTCAGGAGGGAGCACAGGACCACGTCCCGGACCAGGTGGAATTCTACCTCGGTGGGAAGAGCCACGTGAAAGATGAGGTCCAGGTCCTTGCAGCCCAAGCCGTTGTCTTTGACCAAGACGTGGCCGGCGGCAGAGCCGTTCAGACGGACGTCCTGCACCGGGAcgcctgcctcctccaggcgGCTGCGCACGGTCTGCACGATGTCCTTCAGGGTGAGCTCCAAGGTCGGGAAGTTGCCCCGCCCGTGGACCGGCACAACCTCGTTCAGCACCTCGTGCAGCCGGCTCACCTGGTCCCAGCTGAGCACGCTGCAGGACGCGCAGTCCCCGCGACGGCTGCTCTCCTCCGCCATCGTGGGGGACGGTCTTGCCAGGGAAACTGAAAGTGGGGGGCGAGAAACAGAGTTAGGGTTCACTTCTACGTGGCAAAGCAGCTCCAGGGACTCGGGGTGATTTTTCTCTGAACGTTTTCCTGTAAACAGGGAAGCGCGGCCCCTACTGCGGGTGCTGCTGTGAGGATGAAGGGAGTTAAGTGCATCAAGGACAGTGTCTCCAGGAAGTAAGGACAAAGCTCACACGTGGACCCTGTACCacactggatggcttcacagcttTGTCTCCGCgcttgttgtttgcttgtttggtctgagggaggggtgggggcgggggtgggggtgggggtgggggtg from Myotis daubentonii chromosome 18, mMyoDau2.1, whole genome shotgun sequence includes:
- the TENT5C gene encoding terminal nucleotidyltransferase 5C, producing the protein MAEESSRRGDCASCSVLSWDQVSRLHEVLNEVVPVHGRGNFPTLELTLKDIVQTVRSRLEEAGVPVQDVRLNGSAAGHVLVKDNGLGCKDLDLIFHVALPTEVEFHLVRDVVLCSLLNFLPEGVNKLKISPVTLKEAYVQKLVKVCTDTDRWSLISLSNKNGRNVELKFVDSIRRQFEFSVDSFQIILDSLLVFYDCSSQPISELLHPTVIGESMYGDFEEALDHLQNRLIATKNPEEIRGGGLLKYSNLLVRDFRPADQEEIKTLERYMCSRFFIDFPDILEQQRKLETYLQNHFAEEERSKYDYLMILRRVVNESTVCLMGHERRQTLNLISLLALRVLAEQNIIPSATNVTCYYQPAPYVSDGNFSNYYVAQPPVTYSQPYPTWLPCN